The Primulina tabacum isolate GXHZ01 chromosome 16, ASM2559414v2, whole genome shotgun sequence genome window below encodes:
- the LOC142529692 gene encoding uncharacterized protein LOC142529692 isoform X1 — protein MWLLRSTTKVKEERTFWMKGISLMNMMSMKKNFQMQMMNFQMRMMKEALMEKKMLLMIQYTYLRVIQIFVPLLLGELYTAACSPTDPTLVATGGGDDKGFLWKINQGDWIFSLEGHQDSVSSLAFSVDGKLLASGGLDGVVKIWDTASGDLRCTLEGPTGNIEWVRWHPKGHLILAGSEDSSVWMWNADKAAFLNVFTGHGSSVTCGDFTPDGKVICSGSDDATLRVWNPRTGEIIHVVRGHPYHTEGLTCLTINSDSSLVLTGSNDGSVHIVNISTGKVVSSLSAHSESVECAAFEVSTRGGYPMAATGGMDNKLIVWDLQHSSPRCTFDHEDGVTCLLWLAGSKFMATGCVDGKVRIWDSLSGNCARILCGHTGPIQSIDASSNGEFLVAVSIDGTARVFEISEFR, from the exons ATGTGGCTTCTCCGGTCCACGACGAAGGTCAAGGAGGAGAGGACTTTCTGGATGAAAGGGATATCATTAATGAATATGATGTCGATGAAGAAG AACTTCCAGATGCAGATGATGAACTTCCAGATGAGGATGATGAAGGAGGCTCTGATGGAGAAGAAG ATGCTGTTGATGATTCAATACACATATTTACGGGTCATACAG ATATTTGTTCCTTTGCTTCTAGGTGAACTATACACCGCTGCATGCAGTCCAACGGATCCTACATTGGTTGCTACTGGCGGTGGCGATGATAAAGGATTCTTATGGAAGATCAATCAAGGAGACTGGATTTTTTCATTAGAAG GTCACCAGGACTCTGTATCTTCTTTAGCTTTTAGTGTAGATGGAAAGTTGCTTGCATCCGGAGGCTTGGATGGAGTTGTTAAAATATGGGACACAGCTAGCGGAGACTTAAGATGCACACTTGAAGGTCCTACAGGGAACATTGAG TGGGTCAGGTGGCATCCAAAAGGACATTTGATCTTAGCTGGTTCTGAAGATTCTTCTGTGTGGATGTGGAATGCTGACAAGGCTGCTTTTTTGAATGTTTTCACCGGGCATGGGAGTAGTGTGACTTGTGGTGATTTTACTCCTGATG GTAAAGTAATATGTAGTGGTTCCGATGATGCAACACTGAGAGTTTGGAACCCTAGAACAGGTGAAATCATCCATGTTGTCCGAG GTCATCCTTATCATACTGAAGGACTCACATGCTTGACGATCAACTCTGACTCTAGTCTTGTGCTCACTGGTTCAAACGATGGTTCAGTTCATATTGTCAACATATCAACTGGGAAG GTGGTAAGTTCTTTAAGTGCCCATTCCGAATCAGTCGAGTGTGCAGCTTTTGAAGTAAG TACTCGAGGAGGCTATCCAATGGCCGCGACAGGAGGCATGGATAATAAGCTTATAGTATGGGATCTACAGCATTCATCTCCTAGGTGCACATTTGACCATGAG GATGGAGTCACTTGTTTGCTTTGGCTAGCTGGTTCTAAATTTATGGCCACAGGCTGCGTCGATGGGAAAGTTCGAATATGGGATAGTCTCTCCGGAAACTGTGCAAGAATATTATGTGGACACACAGGTCCAATTCAGTCTATTGACGCATCTTCTAATGGAGAGTTCTTGGTAGCTGTTTCAATCGATGGAACTGCTAGAGTGTTCGAGATCTCTGAATtcagataa
- the LOC142529692 gene encoding uncharacterized protein LOC142529692 isoform X2: MNVASPVHDEGQGGEDFLDERDIINEYDVDEEELPDADDELPDEDDEGGSDGEEDAVDDSIHIFTGHTGELYTAACSPTDPTLVATGGGDDKGFLWKINQGDWIFSLEGHQDSVSSLAFSVDGKLLASGGLDGVVKIWDTASGDLRCTLEGPTGNIEWVRWHPKGHLILAGSEDSSVWMWNADKAAFLNVFTGHGSSVTCGDFTPDGKVICSGSDDATLRVWNPRTGEIIHVVRGHPYHTEGLTCLTINSDSSLVLTGSNDGSVHIVNISTGKVVSSLSAHSESVECAAFEVSTRGGYPMAATGGMDNKLIVWDLQHSSPRCTFDHEDGVTCLLWLAGSKFMATGCVDGKVRIWDSLSGNCARILCGHTGPIQSIDASSNGEFLVAVSIDGTARVFEISEFR, from the exons ATGAATGTGGCTTCTCCGGTCCACGACGAAGGTCAAGGAGGAGAGGACTTTCTGGATGAAAGGGATATCATTAATGAATATGATGTCGATGAAGAAG AACTTCCAGATGCAGATGATGAACTTCCAGATGAGGATGATGAAGGAGGCTCTGATGGAGAAGAAG ATGCTGTTGATGATTCAATACACATATTTACGGGTCATACAG GTGAACTATACACCGCTGCATGCAGTCCAACGGATCCTACATTGGTTGCTACTGGCGGTGGCGATGATAAAGGATTCTTATGGAAGATCAATCAAGGAGACTGGATTTTTTCATTAGAAG GTCACCAGGACTCTGTATCTTCTTTAGCTTTTAGTGTAGATGGAAAGTTGCTTGCATCCGGAGGCTTGGATGGAGTTGTTAAAATATGGGACACAGCTAGCGGAGACTTAAGATGCACACTTGAAGGTCCTACAGGGAACATTGAG TGGGTCAGGTGGCATCCAAAAGGACATTTGATCTTAGCTGGTTCTGAAGATTCTTCTGTGTGGATGTGGAATGCTGACAAGGCTGCTTTTTTGAATGTTTTCACCGGGCATGGGAGTAGTGTGACTTGTGGTGATTTTACTCCTGATG GTAAAGTAATATGTAGTGGTTCCGATGATGCAACACTGAGAGTTTGGAACCCTAGAACAGGTGAAATCATCCATGTTGTCCGAG GTCATCCTTATCATACTGAAGGACTCACATGCTTGACGATCAACTCTGACTCTAGTCTTGTGCTCACTGGTTCAAACGATGGTTCAGTTCATATTGTCAACATATCAACTGGGAAG GTGGTAAGTTCTTTAAGTGCCCATTCCGAATCAGTCGAGTGTGCAGCTTTTGAAGTAAG TACTCGAGGAGGCTATCCAATGGCCGCGACAGGAGGCATGGATAATAAGCTTATAGTATGGGATCTACAGCATTCATCTCCTAGGTGCACATTTGACCATGAG GATGGAGTCACTTGTTTGCTTTGGCTAGCTGGTTCTAAATTTATGGCCACAGGCTGCGTCGATGGGAAAGTTCGAATATGGGATAGTCTCTCCGGAAACTGTGCAAGAATATTATGTGGACACACAGGTCCAATTCAGTCTATTGACGCATCTTCTAATGGAGAGTTCTTGGTAGCTGTTTCAATCGATGGAACTGCTAGAGTGTTCGAGATCTCTGAATtcagataa